Within the Kribbella aluminosa genome, the region CATCGCTGGACCGGCGAGGCGCTCACCGAGATAGCAATCGCCGCGGGCTTCACGCCGTACGCTGCGGAGCTGCCTGATGATCGGGTGCTCTTCGCGGTAGATACGGAGAATTCCTGAGGCTCCGGCCGCGCTTCGCCCGTACTCTCTGCGCATGACTTCTCGCGTGCGGACAGTGACGTTCGATGCCCACAACCCCTACGAACTGGCCGGCTTCTGGCTCCAGGTCCTGAAGGCGGAGCGCCCCGCCGACGACCATCCCGACGACCCGTACGCCGCGGTCCCCGCCGACGGCATCACGGTCCTGTTCGAGCAGAACAACGACGAGAAGGCCGTCAAGAACCGCGCCCACCTCGACCTGG harbors:
- a CDS encoding VOC family protein, which encodes MTSRVRTVTFDAHNPYELAGFWLQVLKAERPADDHPDDPYAAVPADGITVLFEQNNDEKAVKNRAHLDLVPDTTRDEEVAWLLTLGATIAHDRREPDGTGWVVLQDPEGNEFCILRSESERAATS